One part of the Lycium ferocissimum isolate CSIRO_LF1 chromosome 8, AGI_CSIRO_Lferr_CH_V1, whole genome shotgun sequence genome encodes these proteins:
- the LOC132066396 gene encoding uncharacterized protein LOC132066396, whose translation MDKYVTKLYIGQPSSSSHPSANCLIGLLAPRQILLRFDQYEDFVLALSRSLTICSTDGQEHQYRVFPWSIGFNPKEETTKAVVWISLPDLSPDLFAKKSLLSIASAVGKPIAIDKATQIKSRPSTARVKVILDLLDKLPNRIRLQFVDGKSGKVVEIFQEIVYDNLPLYCNYCKHQGHDEGSCRLLLKTHKNNNQANGEDDGSVEKFQGDLRTILDVKKFKKGTNQAVKGVDLSSPTVSNALFEIQNNDANLNGVSISKSKRTTWKRRN comes from the exons ATGGATAAATACGTGACTAAGTTGTACATTGGACAACCAAGTTCTAGTAGCCATCCATCT GCCAATTGCTTAATTGGTTTACTTGCTCCAAGGCAAATCTTGTTGAGGTTTGACCAATATGAAGATTTTGTACTAGCTCTATCTCGCTCGTTAACTATCTGCTCTACTGATGGACAAGAACATCAATATAGGGTATTTCCATGGTCCATTGGATTTAATCCTAAGGAGGAAACGACTAAGGCTGTGGTATGGATTTCTTTACCTGATTTATCTCCTGATTTGTTTGCAAAGAAGTCTTTATTGTCTATAGCGTCCGCTGTTGGGAAACCAATAGCTATAGATAAAGCAactcaaatcaaatcaagaccTAGCACAGCTAGGGTAAAGGTCATACTCGATCTATTAGATAAGCTTCCAAATCGTATAAGGCTGCAGTTCGTGGATGGAAAATCTGGTAAAGTTGTCGAGATTTTCCAGGAGATTGTCTATGATAATTTGCCTTTGTATTGCAACTATTGTAAGCACCAAGGTCATGATGAAGGTAGTTGTCGTCTGTTATTgaaaacacataaaaataacaatCAAGCTAATGGGGAAGATGATGGAAGTGTTGAAAAATTTCAAGGCGATTTGCGTACAATTTTAGAtgtgaaaaaatttaaaaaagggaCTAATCAGGCAGTAAAAGGAGTAGATCTTTCGAGTCCCACTGTTAGTAATGCAttatttgaaattcaaaataatGATGCGAATTTGAATGGTGTGTCGATTAGCAAATCGAAAAGAACAACTTGGAAACGGAGGAACTAG